Proteins found in one Cyprinus carpio isolate SPL01 chromosome B10, ASM1834038v1, whole genome shotgun sequence genomic segment:
- the gal3st1b gene encoding galactosylceramide sulfotransferase has product MGNRLIRKLFLGASVICIMGLYCLTTSTLLATHRVSLAPCASKVRNNSQRTLKADATCTPKVNLMFMKTHKTASSTLMNVLLRFGEKHQLRFALPDGRNDFFYPLSFFRTQVKSYQPGLCYNIVCNHMRFNAPEVEKLLPADAFFFTILRDPAELFESSFHYYKAYVPQTWRVPGGNQLEEFLNDPKRYFNPQGINAFYLKNLQFFDFGFENNLEADDVRVQESIEYMEKRFQLVLMSDHFEESLILLKDALCWQMDDLLFFKLNARNATSVSPMSPELRTRAREWNGADWRLYQHFNATFWTLVENYGRSRMEEEVRELRRRNAEMEAICIDGGGAVEAADITDGHMKPWQPIGKASILGYNLKNDIERQYEELCRKMLTPEIQYLTDLGVNLWVTRLWGWFKDSVVQFGFR; this is encoded by the exons ATGGGGAATCGACTGATACGAAAGCTGTTTTTAGGGGCGTCTGTGATTTGCATCATGGGTCTCTACTGCTTGACGACATCAACCCTCCTCGCTACACACAG AGTTTCCCTGGCCCCTTGTGCATCAAAAGTGCGTAACAACTCTCAGCGAACTCTCAAAGCAGATGCGACCTGCACACCTAAAGTCAACCTGATGTTCATGAAGACCCACAAGACGGCGAGCAGCACTTTGATGAACGTTCTCCTGCGCTTCGGAGAAAAGCACCAGCTGAGGTTCGCTCTCCCAGACGGCCGTAACGACTTCTTCTACCCGTTGAGCTTCTTCCGAACCCAAGTGAAGAGCTACCAGCCGGGTCTGTGTTATAACATCGTGTGCAACCACATGCGATTCAATGCACCCGAAGTGGAGAAGCTGCTCCCGGCGGATGCCTTCTTCTTCACCATCCTACGAGATCCCGCAGAGCTTTTCGAGTCTTCGTTTCACTACTACAAAGCCTACGTGCCTCAAACGTGGAGAGTCCCTGGAGGGAACCAGTTGGAGGAGTTTCTAAATGATCCAAAGCGCTACTTCAACCCACAGGGGATCAACGCTTTCTACCTCAAGAACCTACAGTTTTTCGACTTCGGCTTCGAGAATAACTTGGAAGCTGATGACGTGAGGGTCCAAGAAAGCATCGAGTACATGGAAAAGCGCTTTCAGTTGGTTTTAATGTCGGACCACTTTGAGGAATCGCTCATTCTGCTTAAAGACGCTCTGTGCTGGCAGATGGACGACTTGCTGTTTTTTAAACTCAATGCTAGGAATGCCACTTCTGTGTCTCCCATGAGCCCTGAACTGAGGACTCGAGCTCGGGAATGGAACGGAGCCGACTGgcgactttatcagcattttaacgCCACTTTCTGGACGCTCGTGGAGAACTATGGACGGAGCCGGATGGAGGAGGAAGTGAGGGAGCTGCGAAGGAGAAACGCAGAGATGGAGGCCATCTGCATTGATGGCGGGGGAGCCGTGGAGGCGGCGGACATCACGGATGGACACATGAAGCCCTGGCAGCCCATCGGAAAAGCTTCCATACTAGGATACAACCTGAAAAACGACATCGAGCGACAGTATGAGGAGCTCTGCAGGAAGATGCTGACCCCCGAGATCCAGTATCTGACTGATTTAGGAGTCAATCTGTGGGTCACTAGATTATGGGGCTGGTTTAAGGATAGTGTTGTTCAGTTTGGGTTTAGATAG